One Acetobacterium sp. KB-1 DNA segment encodes these proteins:
- a CDS encoding YitT family protein: MAEYILRFLKLNFGLFLYGLGIIVTMRANIGYAPWEVLHSGISQTLGVSIGLINTAVGALIVALVFLLGEKIGLGTIFNMFMIGLFMDLILFLDFIPLFNHFWIGTLVHILGLFIISLGTYFYISSAFGAGPRDSLMVAITRKTGLPVGLCRGIVEISVVLIGWLLGGMVGLGTVISAFSIGFCVQITFRLLRFDPTQVKHETFGVMFQNLRKLKKNN; this comes from the coding sequence ATGGCAGAATACATTTTACGATTTTTAAAACTGAATTTTGGTCTTTTTCTTTATGGATTGGGAATTATTGTTACCATGCGGGCAAATATCGGTTATGCGCCCTGGGAAGTTCTTCATAGCGGTATCAGTCAAACTCTAGGCGTCAGCATTGGTTTAATAAACACAGCAGTGGGTGCGCTTATTGTCGCCCTTGTTTTTCTGCTTGGTGAAAAAATAGGACTGGGTACTATTTTTAACATGTTTATGATCGGTTTATTTATGGATCTCATCCTTTTTTTAGACTTTATCCCACTTTTTAATCATTTTTGGATTGGAACCCTAGTGCATATTTTGGGTCTCTTTATTATTTCCCTGGGGACCTATTTTTATATTTCTTCGGCCTTTGGCGCCGGTCCTCGGGACAGCCTGATGGTGGCGATAACCCGAAAAACCGGATTACCAGTCGGTCTGTGTCGCGGTATTGTGGAAATCAGTGTTGTCCTGATTGGCTGGCTACTCGGCGGGATGGTTGGTTTAGGAACGGTTATTTCAGCTTTTTCAATTGGTTTTTGTGTACAGATTACGTTTAGACTTCTGAGATTTGACCCTACTCAGGTAAAACACGAAACCTTTGGTGTGATGTTTCAGAACCTCCGCAAGCTAAAAAAAAATAATTAA
- a CDS encoding flavodoxin family protein: MKVLGINGSPHGEGNTFTALSIAGEIFAQESIDFEVFDVGMKAVQGCTGCNACSKNKDEQCIFTKDVVNEGIQKIKEADGVIFASPVHFSGISGNMKSFMDRAFYVAGANGGLFRHKVGASLVAVRRSGGVASIDQLNHYITYSEMVMATGNYWNVIHGRTAGEASQDTEGAQTIEVTAANMIWLMRLIENGKGVVAEPNPFKKVYMHFVR; encoded by the coding sequence ATGAAAGTATTAGGCATTAATGGTAGTCCTCATGGAGAAGGCAATACATTTACAGCACTGAGTATTGCTGGTGAAATATTTGCTCAGGAGAGCATCGATTTTGAAGTTTTCGATGTTGGTATGAAAGCGGTACAGGGGTGTACTGGTTGCAATGCTTGTAGTAAAAATAAAGATGAACAGTGTATCTTTACTAAAGATGTCGTCAACGAAGGGATTCAAAAAATTAAAGAGGCTGATGGTGTTATTTTTGCCAGTCCTGTTCATTTTTCTGGCATCAGCGGAAATATGAAGTCATTTATGGATCGGGCGTTTTATGTAGCTGGCGCCAATGGCGGATTATTTCGGCATAAGGTCGGCGCTTCTCTAGTAGCGGTAAGACGTTCCGGTGGAGTGGCAAGTATTGATCAATTGAATCACTATATTACCTACTCGGAGATGGTAATGGCAACGGGCAATTACTGGAATGTTATTCATGGTCGCACTGCCGGAGAAGCTTCCCAGGATACCGAAGGCGCCCAGACCATTGAAGTTACGGCAGCCAACATGATTTGGCTGATGCGTCTCATCGAAAACGGCAAGGGTGTGGTTGCGGAACCAAATCCCTTTAAAAAAGTTTATATGCACTTTGTCAGATAA
- a CDS encoding 4Fe-4S binding protein, translating into MDKKDVIQTAKEFIANSLDNQIKLESNAPHELVGEKIYDPPIFGFCEASDDVFKVLKEPEVIGCHFRNPQEWMPTAQTVISFFLPFSEAVKGSNREQKIWPSWGWLVGRVEGHKLLRSLLLHLQNSINRAGYATMVPTMDNKFFSITEPIEELCGEPLAFTSNWSERHIAYLCGLGTFGLSKGLITEKGIAGRFGSLVTELKLEPSQRPYEIYNAYCTQCGACIKQCPVKAISIEKGKDHRLCGIFLDKTAQKFKPRYGCGKCQVNVPCESGIPGRNK; encoded by the coding sequence ATGGACAAAAAAGATGTAATCCAAACTGCCAAAGAATTTATTGCGAATTCTTTGGATAATCAGATAAAGTTAGAAAGTAATGCACCTCATGAGTTAGTTGGGGAAAAAATATATGATCCACCTATTTTTGGATTTTGTGAAGCGAGTGACGATGTCTTTAAGGTGCTTAAGGAACCGGAGGTGATTGGCTGTCACTTTAGAAACCCGCAGGAGTGGATGCCGACAGCTCAAACGGTGATCTCGTTTTTTCTGCCCTTTAGTGAGGCCGTAAAGGGGAGTAATCGGGAACAAAAAATTTGGCCCTCCTGGGGTTGGTTAGTTGGCCGAGTTGAAGGGCACAAATTATTGCGTTCTTTGCTATTGCATCTGCAAAATAGTATCAATCGTGCTGGTTACGCCACAATGGTGCCAACCATGGATAATAAGTTTTTTAGCATTACCGAACCGATTGAAGAACTTTGCGGTGAGCCCCTGGCGTTTACTAGCAACTGGTCAGAGCGGCACATTGCCTATCTTTGCGGTTTGGGAACCTTTGGTTTATCAAAGGGATTGATCACTGAAAAAGGAATTGCGGGAAGATTTGGTAGTCTGGTAACTGAACTTAAGTTAGAGCCCAGTCAGCGGCCTTATGAAATTTATAATGCCTATTGCACCCAGTGTGGTGCCTGCATTAAACAGTGTCCGGTCAAAGCCATCTCCATTGAAAAAGGTAAGGATCATCGATTATGCGGCATTTTTCTTGATAAAACTGCCCAAAAGTTTAAACCCCGATATGGTTGTGGTAAATGTCAGGTTAATGTGCCTTGTGAAAGCGGCATTCCCGGCCGAAATAAATAA
- a CDS encoding PAS domain S-box protein, producing the protein MNDQKIGQVKGKESFFEDLFRNNQEIMLLIDIDTLEIKDCNHSACLFYGKTHSEMITFKITHFNCLSKDQIKKEAELAKNRERNQFYFKHRCRKGEIRDVEVRSSPVSLDGTDYLLSIVTDISGLQLDSDALRKENMMLEKVVAERTYALKELNEQLIAAQAELKREMLFIEALFESIPGYLYVYDEAGKLIKWNKKHEEMTGYSADELAHMTLDQWFEGDDLVKVMAAVEEVFSKGYGEVDANLITKSGKKLLIRSNGVVMTLDGKKYFTGVGIDITESKRLESELKKESKLLETTLVSVGDGVISCDKNGHVLFINRVAEELTGWQKKEALGKPIETVFSIINDSNREKAGNIVAEVIKTKEIRELDNHTLLIAKDGIERTIEDSAAPIIDANGDVLGVVLVFRDYTEKKQKLDQIEYLSYHDQLTGLYNRRFYEEELSRMDTPRNLPFSLIMGDVNGLKLVNDSFGHVMGDELLKKAAKTIVKACRADDVVARLGGDEFVVLLPKTDQLEAEEIINRIEELAKAEKVGTVELSISFGFETKFNEEEDIQRIFKRAEDYMYRRKLTESLGMRNKTVGMMIETLFDKYQKEMFHSERVGKLSAEIGNKIGFNSKDSHDLQTAGLMNDIGKIGIAEGILDKIEKLNETDWDEIRRHPEIGYRILSSANEFAEIAEHILEHHEHWDGGGYPKGLKGEEISLEARIIAIADAYDAMTRMRLHRNDLTAEEAIEEISRCSGTQFDPEIARVFIEMIENEK; encoded by the coding sequence ATGAACGATCAAAAAATAGGACAGGTAAAAGGCAAAGAATCATTTTTCGAAGACCTTTTTCGAAATAATCAGGAAATTATGCTTCTGATCGATATTGACACGCTTGAAATTAAAGACTGCAATCATTCTGCCTGTTTGTTCTACGGGAAAACCCATAGTGAGATGATAACGTTTAAGATTACCCATTTTAATTGCCTTAGTAAAGATCAAATTAAAAAAGAAGCGGAACTGGCAAAAAATAGAGAGCGTAATCAGTTTTATTTTAAGCATCGTTGTCGTAAGGGCGAAATCAGAGACGTCGAGGTGCGTTCAAGTCCCGTTTCTTTGGATGGAACAGATTATTTACTCTCGATTGTGACAGACATCAGTGGTTTGCAGCTCGATAGCGATGCACTACGAAAAGAAAACATGATGTTGGAGAAAGTGGTCGCTGAACGCACCTATGCGCTGAAGGAACTTAATGAACAGCTAATCGCCGCGCAGGCAGAATTAAAGCGCGAGATGCTTTTTATCGAAGCCTTGTTTGAAAGCATTCCAGGTTATCTTTATGTTTATGACGAAGCAGGAAAACTGATAAAGTGGAATAAAAAACATGAAGAAATGACAGGCTATTCGGCCGATGAATTGGCTCATATGACGCTTGATCAGTGGTTTGAGGGCGATGATTTGGTCAAAGTGATGGCGGCAGTAGAGGAGGTGTTTAGTAAGGGGTATGGAGAGGTAGATGCCAATCTGATTACCAAAAGCGGAAAAAAATTACTTATTCGTTCGAATGGTGTGGTAATGACCCTGGATGGAAAAAAATATTTCACCGGCGTGGGGATTGATATTACTGAGAGTAAACGTCTGGAAAGTGAATTAAAAAAAGAAAGCAAACTACTCGAAACAACCTTGGTTTCCGTTGGGGATGGGGTCATCTCATGCGATAAAAATGGTCATGTTTTGTTTATTAATCGGGTGGCAGAAGAATTGACAGGCTGGCAAAAGAAGGAAGCCCTGGGTAAGCCGATCGAAACCGTTTTTAGTATTATAAACGATAGTAATCGGGAAAAAGCTGGAAATATTGTCGCAGAAGTGATTAAGACAAAAGAAATCAGGGAGCTGGATAATCATACCCTGCTGATTGCTAAGGATGGTATAGAACGAACCATTGAAGACAGTGCCGCTCCCATTATTGACGCAAACGGCGATGTTCTGGGGGTTGTTCTGGTATTTAGAGATTACACCGAAAAAAAGCAGAAACTGGATCAGATCGAGTATTTAAGCTATCATGATCAGCTTACTGGGCTTTACAATCGGCGCTTTTACGAAGAAGAGCTTAGTCGTATGGATACGCCAAGAAACTTACCGTTTTCGCTAATTATGGGTGATGTTAATGGCCTGAAATTGGTAAACGACAGTTTTGGACATGTAATGGGGGATGAGTTATTAAAAAAAGCGGCTAAGACAATTGTCAAAGCCTGTCGAGCAGATGATGTGGTGGCAAGATTAGGCGGCGACGAATTTGTGGTACTGTTGCCAAAAACAGATCAATTAGAAGCGGAAGAAATTATCAATCGGATTGAAGAACTGGCTAAAGCTGAAAAAGTCGGTACCGTTGAACTTTCAATTTCATTTGGTTTTGAAACAAAGTTTAACGAGGAAGAAGATATTCAGCGGATTTTTAAACGAGCTGAAGACTATATGTATCGCCGTAAACTGACCGAAAGCCTGGGAATGCGGAACAAAACGGTGGGCATGATGATTGAAACCCTATTCGACAAATATCAGAAAGAAATGTTTCATTCAGAGCGGGTTGGCAAATTGTCAGCAGAGATAGGAAATAAAATCGGTTTTAATTCTAAAGATTCCCATGATCTTCAAACCGCCGGGCTGATGAACGACATCGGCAAAATCGGAATTGCGGAGGGCATTCTTGATAAGATAGAAAAACTAAATGAAACAGATTGGGATGAGATTCGGCGACATCCTGAAATCGGTTACCGGATTTTGAGTTCAGCTAATGAATTTGCCGAAATTGCGGAACATATTTTGGAGCATCATGAGCATTGGGATGGCGGTGGCTATCCTAAAGGACTAAAAGGCGAAGAGATCTCCCTGGAAGCCCGAATTATCGCTATCGCTGACGCCTATGATGCCATGACCAGGATGCGCTTGCATCGGAATGATTTAACAGCTGAAGAAGCCATTGAAGAAATCAGTCGTTGTTCCGGCACCCAATTTGATCCGGAAATTGCCAGAGTCTTTATTGAGATGATTGAAAATGAAAAATAA